GCTGGGAAAACTAATAGTTTAAAGATAATTAAGATAAGTTGCTGGGAAGAATTTCTCTAAGCCACCTCAGTGTTAATAGTCATATCCTCCTGTACCTTGCTGTGTAAGAAGGATTAAAACCCACTGTGTGAGGCTGGAAAACCTATACTGTGTGTACACCCAATCCTTCTCTCAGCCACGCTAGTGACGTCATATATTTACACACTTATATCGTTTCAATGTGAGAGGGTCATGGCGCGTCTGTGCAACGTGTTGACGTCGACTGTGACTAGGCGAAGTGTGACGCACGTAACAGCCAGGCGAAGTGTGACGCACGTAACAGCCAGGCGGTGCGTAATGCAGGTAACAGCCAGGCGGTGCGTGATGCAGGTAACAGCCAGGCGGTGCGTGATGCACGTAGCAGCCAGGCGGTGCGTGATGCAGGTAACAGCCAGGCGGTGCGTGATGCACGTAACAGCCAGGCGGTGCGTGATGCAGGTAACAGCCAGGCGGTGCGTGATGCAGGTAACAGCCAGGCGGTGCGTGATGCAGGTAACAGCCAGGCGGTGCGTGATGCACGTAACAGCCAGGCGGTGCGTGATGCACGTAGCAGCCAGGTGGTGCGTGATGCACGTAGCAGCCAGGTGGTGCGTGATGCACGTAGCAGCCAGGCGGTGCGTGATGCACGTAGCAGCCAGGTGGTGCGTGATGCACGTAGCAGCCAGGCGGTGCGTGATGCACGTAGCAGCCAGGTGGTGCGTGATGCACGTAGCAGCCAGGCGGTGCGTGATGCACGTAGCAGCCAGGTGGTGCGTGATGCACGTAGCAGCCAGGTGGTGCGTGATGCACGTAGCAGCCAGGTGGTGCGTGATGCACGTAGCAGCCAGGTGGTGCGTGATGCACGTAGCAGCCAGGCGGTGCGTGATGCACGTAGCAGCCAGGCGGTGCGTGATGCACGTAGCAGCCAGGCGGTGCGTGATGCACGTAGCAGCCAGGTGGTGCGTGATGCACGTAGCAGCCAGGCGGTGCGTAACAAATAACCTGTCTACTGGGAATGATTGTTACTGGTCATCGGTGCTCCTGGCCCCTGAGGCCTTTGTTCGGCAAGGTCGTCGTCACACTGGATGATTGTGGCCTATACACCAAGCTAGGCTATTGGTAATTGCTTGGATGGTTTACACTCGGAATCTGCTGACACATGGGTGATGTCATCTCGGGGGCCCTCGGCTGACCGCCGCACATAACCAGTGACGTCGGGGCGAGGAGAGGATGGGGAGAGAGGGGCGAGTCCTGCGCCCCTGGCAACCATGCCCGCTGGGTGCCGGTGAGGGGGGATGGAGACCTTATAAGGAGGTGGAGCGTCACAAGGAGGTGGCGGCACGGCGCTTAGACTCCCCGAAGGACCCCACCGGAGGGCTGTGGAGCTCCCTCCCCGCGAGGTCCTGTGTGACTTTTACTGCTCTATATTGACGCCCTTCATCCCTGCTATAAGGGCGAATTAGCTCATCCTACAAAAGATCCCATCTATCCATAGATCTACAGTATCAGCGACTggaactttgagctctgtaattaccggTACTTCATATGCgtacttgtagctggttttttaaaTGGTTTTTCATACCGaacagggtagcagcacattgctgtgtatacataAACTTGTTAAAAAAACTAAATTATTTGAGAGGAATCTTATAGGAACTGGTaacaattattataatataatatttccatgattcagtgcctaGCTCCTATGAAAAACAAAGTTATTATTTAGTCAAATTTAATCTATTTTTGTATTGCGGCAGGTATTTTTcctctgattccatgtatgactaatcatcctgtgagatgggaacagtagataaacttatagctagttttttatctacactctgtaatccttcatatacaatagggtagcagcatattgctgtgtatacctaatcttattaataatataacaaaggtctggtaatggctccaaacaaCCTCCACtagcgggctattcatgcccgtgccacctcttggctggctCTATCAATCAGTCATCATCCTACATCACTAACAGCCCACTCCCTCTCCCTGCAGTAATATCAACTACATTAAATTGTCTTGTCCTCATAGCAACTTTACCCAATAAAATTCATCGTGTGCTCTACCTCGcgaacctccaccacctcctgtgCCCCACTCAACTGGGTATCAGAGCCCGTCTGCCCCCATAATGAGGCGTCGCCACCCACCAGATCAGTGACTTGTCAAGTGTTGAGCCACGACAGCCACGCTCCAGCACATGACCCCAGCTGTTGCATACCTCTACCACAGACAAACAAGAGAAAGATTTACAATAAACTATTAAAGGTGAGAGAGGAGATACAGAGAAAATAGTCTTGTAGCCTATCCTTCCCCTGCTCATGAGGGGGCTCGTAGCCTATTCCTCACTTGCTCGCCGGGGCTTGTAGCCTATCCTTCACTTGCTCATGAAGACTTGTAGCATTTCCTCCACTTGCTCATTGAAGATCATCCTGCATACCATTACCATGGCCACGAGAGGATTGTCTGTGTCTGCATACACTGGATTCCACATAATCCCAGCGCCTCATCTTCCTACGGGACTTTTGCTGCCTCAGGAAAAGAGCGAGAAACAAATTTCCTTTGAGATGCAACACACAGTGAACTGGTCGTCAGTACACCAGTGCTCCGTCAGCTAATATGGTGTGACGGCCACTAGAGTGTATCTCTCCCactttctctctcctcttttaatttttatttattatgctcccaataatcaacctgtgagtggttgtggaagATAGAGGCATATAAtaagctcaggaactgaaccttattaTTTGTTTGTATAGCTAAGCAATATATAGCATTATTGATCTTGTTACGGTTTGTCTACAAGTATAAACCATTCACAGTATTGTTTAGTTTACAGTAATTAATGCAAAGGTTACAGAGTCATAATGGGTGTAGGAACTGAACCCTAAAGGTCCAAACGTTGTGATAGTTGCAGATTTGATTTGTTCCAATTTTGATTATATCTGTGCTTTCTTTTAGACACAAGGATGTTAGTTATGTCTCGAGCAGTTGAGTACAATCAGGGGAGACAGTCACTTTCAATTAATGTAACTCTGGATATCTGTTCTGGTTTGAGACGAAAGGAGAGATGGAGGAGGGAGTTAAGAATGAGGGTGGGTGGGAGATAAGGAAAAGAGACGAGAGAACGTGAGACAAGTTAATGAGGGACTGGGAGGGTTAGCAAGGAAAGtctagagagagaaggaaagcaaGTTGGTGGGATGGTTTGTAACAGGGAGGTGAGAGGGACACGAGATATTTAGTTTGCAGGATAAAGGAGAATAAAggagatgagggagggggggggggacaggattgAGTGTGTCAGTGGCAGCTGACACTACCTGAGTCACAGACGCAGCTGGCACTACATAGGTCACAGAGACAGATGGCGCTGACTGGGTCACAATAGCAGCTGGCGCTACATAGGCTACAGTGGCAGCTGATGTTTCATTGGTCACAGTAGCAGCTGGCACTACATAGGTCATAGTGGCAGCTGAGGCTCCATGggttacagtagcagctggcgcTACATAGGTCAGAGAGTAGCGTGGCACCTCATTCAGCTAGATCCCTTGAGTGGGTGATGAAAGTGTGAGCCCAAGTGCTTTGAAGGCATCACGGGTTATATCGAGCAGAGCTGGGCAGAGGCAGATGGTGACATCATGGTTTGATTCATTGACAGTATCTTAGCGGTCACATTTTGTCTAAAAAACTATCGCAGTAAGACATTTTGTGGGTCATGAGGGGGGGACCAGGTGAGATCCTTTTCCCTGTTCAGCTCTCAGAGGTTGGGGGGTCGGACAGCTACCTCCCCCTTGCcccacctcaccccacacacccccgcATCCTAGCACGGGGGGTTCCTCTCTCTTGCTTCTCTGACTCTCCCTTTATGGCACCAGCGCGCCTTCCCTCCTTATGCTCCAAAACTACCACTTCTCTCCCTCTTCTTAAGGGTTGTTACCCCCACTTCCCTCTTCACGGGCCCCGTTGTCATgttcacacactaacacactaatTGGCGCCTTTGGTAACTCCCACatcaagtgtattttaccagggcAAACATACACTCTTTCGATGGAGCGTCCTAGTTTTCCCATGGATATTCTCGTGGTAATGGGCTACCAAATGCCAGTATTGCATTCCTAAGTCAGCCTCATTTTATTGTTTTTGTTTCTAAAAGGTGAGTTACCTGTTTATTGACGAGATCGCTGAGGGTTGAGTGTGTACTTTCTACACCTGGGAGGGTCACCACCCCCaggctcccctccctctcctctccatcaTCTTGAGCctccaggatggtgtgtgtgtagttccctcccctcccccccccctcctttccttcaCCATGACACACGACCCTAGAGGGCAGGAGAGAGGCAACGAGAGAGTAGAGGCCCTCCCTCGTCCGCTGCCGCCCGCATCAGCCCGTCAGTCGCGCACCAGCAGCGACCGAAGACGGCAGTGcattcaccctcctccctccctacaTCCTCTTCCCGCCCCGTCACCGCCTCCTTCGGGAACTGCACGGGAGTCGACCGCCTTCACCTTAATTTGGATCTTTGAGAGTTTGATTTCTTCGTTTCGCCGCGCACACCGGACTGTCAAGTTGTAGTTGGTCGAAGTTGTGTGTTAATTTGTTATCAGAATAGCCATCAGCATCCCCTATTGTGCACATCTCTCATCTACCTGGGTGTCCGCTACAAGCCCAACTCCGCCCTCAGCGCCACCCTCggcaccacccaccccaccctcaGCCCAAGTAACCCCTGCAGCAGCATCCTCTCCACTACTACTGAAGATACAGAGGCAGTAGTGCCTATTCTTACTTAGTGAGGCAGTGCGGGCGTGGGCAGCGGGCGTGAGACCCTCCCTCAGCCCTCGGGCTATTTTGGTGTCTAGGCTGGCGCCGCGCCACCACACCTCAGTTTGGTTCTGACCCGCAAGCGGCGTGGATACTTTGCTGCCgccagtgtgtggtgatgccgtGATAACTCGACGCGTTCAACTCCGTCCGTAGATAAGCAGAGATAACAAGGGCTACCATCCGTCCAACACAAACTTGCAGGTGCACAGGATACTGACACATTTCCGTCGTACCACGCACGCCCACCCATTATCTTAAGCTGTTTATGTCGTCCGTAAGCAACTGCTCACTTACACTCAAGAGCTGACACTTCACGCTTGCCCAGTTACGAAGCACTCTACTGTGGACACTTCTCACCCCAATAGTCTTCGAATTTGGCGCGTGTAGAGTGTAGTGGGGTTGGTGTAGCAGCGTGAGGCCCCGCCCCCGGCCCCTCCCCCGGtgaccgcagcagcagcagcaggatcaGGTGCGTCAGGATGTACGGGCCAGGTGCAGCAGAGTACTGCCAGGCGGGGCACGAGGAGGACGAGATGGCTGCCACAGAGCGAGAGCTGGCCGAGGATGCTCAGTGGAAGAGAATCCAACAGAACACCTTCACCAGATGGGCCAATGAGCACCTCAAGTCTGTCAACAAACACATCGGCAACTTGGAGACAGACTTGAGCGATGGGTTAAGGTTGATCGCGCTCATTGAGGTGCTCTCGGGCAAGCAGCTGCCTAAGCACAACAAACGACCTAACTTTAAAAGTCAGAAGTTGGAGAACGTCTCGGTGGCACTTCAGTTCCTCGAGAGAGACGAGAACATCCGCATCATCAACATAGGTAAGTCCTAATTATTAAGTTATATGTGTTGATAGCGACAGTGAACTCCACGTGCAATTCTCAGTGGCCGTGACAGTCATGTTCTCCGGGTTACTGTGGTTGGCGTGAGCCCCAAGTCATTTTGCTCTATGTGAGGGTATGTTTATGAGGCTGTATGTCAGGCCGCTACCAGACCGCTGCTATTTCTTCTCTAATAAGCGGTCCCAGGCCCGCACCGGCCGCAGTAGCGCTGGCGGGTGCGGCGGACGGGTTCTTGGAGACTGTCAGACTGGTTGTGTGTTGCAAGTGCTAGATGGCAACATTGCCAGGACATGTTAATTGAGCACACGTGCACTTGCAACTGTTCACTATCAACTTACTAACGGCAGTTGAATTGGAACGATTGTTTTTGTGGGTTAGTCATATGATGGTTTAATCTGTTTAAACACTTTAAACACTAGCTAAGGTAATATACATGGATGTACATTATGCGACTGTTGTCAAATAGGAACTTTTTCCTGTATAACTGCCATGATTACTGCTGTAttacgggctgttcatgcccatgccactttttgggtggtgtaatcttcattaatcaatcatgCTGCTGCAGAAAGTGACATATGTGGTCTTGACTGACATATGTGAAAGTAGCTCCCGCCATCATGGGGTCCCTCCGGGGTATTGAAGTCTTTATCCTAGGCCTGGTAATTTTTAGCTCTTGTGACAGTCAACTCTTATAATTATTACCAACTTTGAAATTATTACCAAGAATATCACCTCGAATTGAATTTTGTAAACATTAAGATAAATTATTTACAGTTTTTACTGGTGAATTTGTGCAGGTGTAGAGAGCAGCTGTAGTGAGCACTTCGTACAAGTGTGTCGCGAGACTAGCGGAAATACAAGTGTTTGGTGAGTCAATGGTAATTATATGGTATTGATGGTACTGGCTCGTACATCCCACATACCACACCGTTACATCAAAGTCTAACATTACCACACGGACTGGAGAGTGGCCTGTGCTTTGAGGCAATCATTATTACAGAGAACAACATAATCTTATGGTTGTAGCTTTAGTGCTACACTGGCATGTGGCCCACACGATCGCCTGAGTGCCATCAGTGACATCACTACTCGCGCATCTTTAACCGTTGTTGTCGTATCTTGTGTCGTGAACGGAAGATCTTAGTGCCAGAATTATGTATTGTCAAAATTATAGATTTGTCAAAATCAAACCCTCTAATTTATTTAAAACGTAACGCTGcttaattcgttaataaacacaattaATGTGTGCCTTTTACACTGTTTTGTCATCTTTTGATGACAAATATTgtgttatatacagtatatagtttTAAAACTGCAACGTTATATAATGTTTTTTTGAGCCtctatacctatcctgtgggtagtGGTGTACTTACTGTAAGGGTTGCAGAATAGGCTATATATGTTTAGGCTATGGTAGACCTATTTTTATTGCTAGCTAAATCTTGTGATACAAGTTAAGTTTAAAACAAGTAAGGCTAACTTAGACAATTTTAGTCAGCTTAAGCTAGTAAATATATTTACTACTGTTTGGTTAGATGTTCTTGCAGACGTTTAAAAACGCCTAAATTGTCGTTAAAAATTGCTAGTTGCATGAACACTGCAGCTTAGCTCGGAATGATAAATAGTGACCTCACCTTCTCCCATGTACGATATCTGTCCCCATCGAGACGTGGCTGTCATGCCCCTTCACAAGGCCACTCCCCTTTATCACATGGAGATCATGCCCCTTTTATCACATGGAGGCCACACCCACCTTATCACGCCGAAATCAAACCCCCGCCATCCATCACTAATGTTATGCCACCATCATTACTACTTGGTAACCATATCACTTCCTTCATTATCTTGTGATAACGCTGCATTCATCACGTTAGTGACCACGTTTCTTCCAAAATCAATACCTGGGGACTTCGCTTCCTCCATCACTTTCAAATAACCACGCTTCCACCATCAATATTAGATGACCACGCCCCCTTTATCACTACCTGGTAACCACGCCCCCCTCCATCACTACCTGGTGACACCACCCTGTCCGACACTACCTGGTTACTACGCCCCCCTTCTACTCTTAACTATGTGGTGACCACGCCCCCTTTCACTATCTTGAGATCACACCACCGTCAGTTAGTAcctggtgacccccccccctccgtcaatAATTGTTGACCACACTCACTATCTGGAGATCACAACCCCGTCCGCGTCTACCTGGTGACCACCCTTACCCTATAAACACCTGGTGACCCCTCTGTCTATTTCTGGTGTCCAGCCTCCCCATTACTACCTAGTGACTACGCCTTCCCTTCGTCACTGCCTGGTGACCACGCCCCCTGTCACTATCTGAAGATCATAACCCTCTCCGTCTGTACCTGATGACCGAACACTTTTCGTCACTACCTAGTAaccacccctcccctctcttcGTCCACCCGTCCTCTACCACGCCTCGTTTTTCACTCCCTGATGATCACGCCTCCTTAATCACTAGTAGGTTTCAGAGGTGTGCTGTCATGAGACGTGTGAGTGTGGTGCAAAGTATGAATTGTAAGTGGTGTATGCAATGATAAGTGTGAGTATAGTGCGAGATGGGATGAGAGGTGTGATACGAGAGGAGTGTGGTATGAGAGGGGCAAGCGTGGTGTGAGAGGGACAAGCGTTATGAGAGATATGTGAGCATGGTGTGAGATGGGCGAGTTGCGCGAGTAGTGTTAGAGGTGCGTGTGATGTGAACTGAGAGATATAGAGTGGGGGGAGGGAATCGGGGGAGGCGTGGCCGGGAGAGAGAGTAGAGCCGGTCGCCCTACTCGAGGCCAGGATCCAGCTAGTCTTCGGATGAGCCAGATGACCTGTTTACATCTCCATCATGGCCGATTTCTAAACACGTACACACACATTTAGTTTCGTATGTTTTCCCTTCGCCATAGTTTGATAAAGGACGCGTAATTTTAGTAATTGTTAAATAAATGTGTATATAAGTATTATGTAATGGCTGGCGAGTGGTGGAGGATATGCGGCGTGGTTCGGACGTGGCGAGGGAGTTCCCGCAGGAGGGCCTCTGTCTCCTGCCTCACTCAACCCACATGGCCGACAACAACACATTTTTACGATATTTTGCTCTCCTTTGCACCGATTTCAATTGTCTCATCCATACCTTGCCGCGGCTATTGTCAGATTGAGAAAGGTCAACCTGGCTGTCCGCTTATCCTAAATTAAAAAAATACGTAATAagttaatttttcgttcaccgcAAACTCTGGGTGGGGGCAAGAGGGTGTAGCTGCCGgcaccccgttattgtgaccctGGCAAGTGCTGGCTTCAGGACTTCACACACCGCTATCATTGCCGGGGCTCACATTCATGATATATTTCTCTGCAACTATCTTCTCCGTGCACATTTGATGGGATAGAGCTTGCAGAGTTGTTTTGTCTGGTCACCAATCGAGGGCGCCATCACCAGGCGACCCATGAGTTAGCGACATAATAACTTCATGAGACTTGTTGAGCTGATTGTGGTAGGCCGGCAATGGTGAGCTGTCTGTGGTGTGTCCGGAGCCTCCGTGCGACCGTTCTCAACAAGTCTCCACTATtaaaccattaaaaaaaattctgaGGAAGCTGTAGCTGCCGGCGAGCAGCATGCAAGTCACCCTAGGAGCAACAGACACGGGTCCCGTTGTACCGTACCTACCATCTCCAGTCCTCCTTCATACATGTTTTCCTACTGCCTGGAGCATGATAGCTGCTTGTTGATTGAACCGTGGACTCACCCCGCTGTACAATAAAATATTACCATAAAGTTATTCCCGTTGCTATAATATACTGGTTGTTAACCGAGGTTTTGTTGGGGTGGCCTATTGGAAGAGCTTGGGTTATAGAGTGTGGGGGGATGCATTCCGGTGCTTGCGGAGATCCTAGCCTCTCATAAAGCAGTCTGCACAAACAGttatacatttatatatgttTTTACGCTACCTCACAGTCATTAAACTAGTCTGCAAGTTATATATTATGCAGGGAATTAATCTGGAATATATTCAACTTGTCCATAAAGTATTAGgctatatttattcatttatatatttacatacaaaaatatacattgggttgtgagagtacagaACAttagtgttcttacattcttgcagtctaacacgcataacgtttcgggcaggtccttaacctaaCATAATATTAAGAGTAATTAGAAGGTACATTATGTAATAAGAAATGTATTGATGTGCTTGTGGCAAGATTGAAAGGCAGTACTGCCACTGATGATATTTTTGTGATTAGTAActtggtaattatatatatatataaattatattgcaCCACAATGTCCAATGTACACATAAGTTCATATTAAAATTAGCgttttgcccgaaacactatgcgtgctactggctttacaagaatgtaaatgcatcatcattactatgt
The DNA window shown above is from Procambarus clarkii isolate CNS0578487 chromosome 65, FALCON_Pclarkii_2.0, whole genome shotgun sequence and carries:
- the LOC138354993 gene encoding zinc finger CCCH domain-containing protein 13-like, producing MSDEVDSERQQSVDSERQQSVDSERQQSIDSERQQSVDSERQQLVDSERQQSIDSERQQSVDSERQQSIDSERQQSVDSERQPSGNSQAVRDAGNSQAVRDARSSQAVRDAGNSQAVRDARNSQAVRDAGNSQAVRDAGNSQAVRDAGNSQAVRDARNSQAVRDARSSQVVRDARSSQVVRDARSSQAVRDARSSQVVRDARSSQAVRDARSSQVVRDARSSQAVRDARSSQVVRDARSSQVVRDARSSQVVRDARSSQVVRDARSSQAVRDARSSQAVRDARSSQAVRDARSSQVVRDARSSQAVRNK